A DNA window from Primulina tabacum isolate GXHZ01 chromosome 12, ASM2559414v2, whole genome shotgun sequence contains the following coding sequences:
- the LOC142520034 gene encoding putative phospholipid-transporting ATPase 4 yields MQMSGSSGRRKQKLKWSKLYTFVCLRPHAADSEPGQGVLGHPGFSRFVFCNEPHVHKRKPHKYPNNYVSTTKYNVLTFLPRALFEQFRRVANLYFLLAAALSVTRFAPFNPVTVIVPLVFVVGSSMLKEAVEDWRRFLQDRNLNSRKVKVHVGNGLFVQKSWESLLVGDVVKVTKNEYFPSDLLLLSSSYEDGLCYVETMNLDGETNLKAKKSLESTLDLDEDAEFGGFRATIRCEDPNPSLYTFVGNFERETECYPLSPCQVLLRDSKLQNTDYVYGVVIFSGPDTKAVRNSTICPSKRSRVERKMDHVIYLLFAMMILISLISAIGSASFTGYESYKRWYLRLHDNVDILFNPKESISSGFVQFVRSLVLYGYLIPISLYVSIEIVKVLQAMLMNKDLHMYDKETGKAVETRTSNLNEELGQVEIILSDKTGTLTCNQMEFRKCSIEGISYGGEGTQVDLAASRRMNVYVERYRYSLDGSDSTGRSIEMLDLSTAEVDTEKEVLAFHQGTEDAKTGTPRISNPSKEYVIKGFNFRDDRLMDKMWIYRSNVSDMVMFFKVMALCHTGIPVEENENGKFKYEAESPEEVSFLTAAQEFGFRFYQRTQSTMVLQELDPSSRLEVKREYALLNLLEFTSSRKRMSVIVRNEDGEVILLCKGADDVIFDRLADNGRTYQQATAIHLSNYAEDGLRTMVFAYKKVGMSDYEHWSTVFADAKANIGPEREALLENVSEMIEKDLFLLGAVAVEDRLQKGVPECIDKLAQTGLKIWLLTGDKKETAINIGFSCSLLRHDMKQLHLCLSEESQKNHQAKDAKKEVLLQLSTYEEMTTENKKNGIPCALALDGKALEVSLSNDVRDHFFTTAMKCDVVICCRISPKQKALMARMVKKHSGKTILAIGDGANDVGMIQEADIGIGISGMEGMQAVMASDFSLPQFRFLERLLIVHGHWCYKRISNMILYFVYKNIVFGLTLFYYNAFTGFSGQDLFDDWYMVMFNVLLTSLPVLSLGVLEQDVSADVCLQFPALYQEGQRNICFSWKRIVGWISNGILASLTVFGLSISIMSSAAFDREGNLADIQHIGTVTYTCIIWTVNCQIALIISHFTWISHFLIWGSILCWYLFLYLYGMLPPRYSRDVFHLFVDEIGPAQMYWIVTLFVVVASLLPYYTYTVIQRSFFPRDDHVIQEMKSSGRDVSDTRMWLREQEKSKQLAQTGYTARVDAKIRYLREQMHLKKKTILLSLTNSPMYKTVMQKDSTPLS; encoded by the exons ATGCAG ATGTCAGGTTCATCAGGGAGAAGAAAGCAGAAACTGAAATGGAGCAAGCTGTATACTTTTGTGTGCTTGCGTCCCCACGCTGCTGATTCGGAGCCTGGTCAGGGTGTTCTTGGACATCCGGGATTTTCGCGATTCGTTTTCTGTAATGAGCCTCATGTGCACAAGAGAAAACCTCACAAATATCCTAATAACTATGTCTCCACAACAAAATACAACGTTCTTACCTTTCTGCCCAGAGCACTTTTCGAGCAGTTCCGCAGGGTTGCTAATTTGTATTTTCTCCTGGCGGCAGCTCTGTCAGTTACTCGATTTGCACCTTTTAATCCTGTGACTGTGATTGTTCCTCTTGTGTTTGTCGTTGGGAGTAGCATGCTCAAAGAAGCCGTCGAAGATTGGCGTAGGTTTTTACAG GACAGAAACTTGAACTCGCGAAAAGTGAAGGTTCATGTAGGGAATGGCCTGTTTGTGCAGAAAAGTTGGGAATCACTACTGGTGGGAGATGTAGTCAAAGTTACCAAGAATGAGTATTTTCCAAGTGATCTTCTTCTGTTATCTTCGAGCTATGAAGATGGTCTTTGCTACGTTGAGACCATGAATCTAGATGGAGAGACCAATCTCAAAGCTAAGAAAAGCTTGGAATCCACACTGGATCTAGACGAGGATGCAGAATTCGGCGGATTCAGAGCGACAATACGTTGTGAGGATCCAAATCCAAGTCTTTACACTTTTGTGGGCAATTTTGAGCGAGAAACTGAATGCTATCCCCTGAGCCCATGCCAAGTTCTCCTAAGAGACTCTAAACTTCAAAATACAGATTATGTCTATGGAGTCGTGATCTTTAGCGGTCCAGATACCAAAGCAGTCCGAAATTCCACAATATGTCCATCGAAACGGAGTAGAGTAGAAAGAAAGATGGACCATGTCATATATCTGCTTTTTGCCATGATGATTTTGATTTCTTTAATCTCTGCAATTGGGAGTGCATCATTTACGGGATATGAAAGTTATAAGAGGTGGTACCTTCGGTTGCATGATAATGTCGATATTCTTTTCAATCCTAAAGAATCCATATCCTCTGGTTTTGTGCAGTTTGTTAGGAGCCTTGTGTTGTATGGCTACTTGATCCCAATATCACTTTATGTTTCCATTGAAATTGTCAAAGTCTTACAAGCTATGCTAATGAACAAGGATCTTCATATGTATGATAAAGAAACAGGCAAGGCGGTTGAAACTCGAACTTCCAACTTGAATGAGGAACTTGGGCAGGTAGAAATCATTCTATCTGATAAAACGGGTACCTTAACTTGCAATCAGATGGAATTCAGGAAATGTTCGATCGAGGGGATTTCTTATGGCGGTGAAGGGACACAGGTTGACCTTGCAGCATCTCGAAGAATGAACGTTTACGTGGAGAGATATAGGTACAGCTTGGACGGATCTGATTCAACTGGGCGTAGCATTGAGATGCTTGATCTTTCCACAGCTGAGGTTGACACCGAGAAAGAAGTATTAGCTTTCCATCAGGGCACAGAAGATGCAAAGACTGGAACTCCAAGAATTTCTAACCCAAGTAAAGAATATGTTATCAAGGGTTTTAACTTCAGGGACGACCGGCTCATGGACAAAATGTGGATCTATAGGTCCAATGTGTCCGATATGGTCATGTTCTTCAAAGTCATGGCCTTGTGCCACACAGGGATCCCGGTTGAAGAAAACGAAAATGGTAAATTCAAGTATGAGGCAGAATCTCCAGAAGAAGTTTCATTTCTGACTGCAGCACAGGAATTTGGATTCAGATTTTACCAAAGAACACAATCTACCATGGTTCTTCAAGAGCTTGATCCTTCGTCTCGACTCGAGGTTAAAAG GGAATATGCGCTTTTGAATCTATTGGAATTCACTAGCTCCAGGAAGAGAATGTCAGTTATAGTAAGAAATGAAGATGGGGAGGTCATTCTTTTGTGTAAAGGAGCTGACGA TGTCATCTTTGATAGGCTTGCGGATAATGGTAGAACATATCAGCAGGCAACAGCTATTCACCTTTCAAATTATGCAGAAGATGGTTTGCGTACGATGGTTTTTGCATATAAAAAAGTTGGTATGTCCGATTATGAACACTGGAGCACGGTATTCGCAGATGCCAAGGCAAATATAGGTCCAGAAAGAGAAGCATTGCTTGAGAATGTCTCCGAAATGATTGAAAAAGACTTGTTTTTACTAGGTGCTGTTGCAGTGGAAGATAGGTTGCAAAAAGGG GTTCCTGAATGTATTGACAAGCTTGCGCAAACAGGTCTCAAGATCTGGCTGTTAACTGGTGATAAGAAAGAAACAGCAATAAATATAGG ATTTTCTTGCAGTTTACTCCGACACGATATGAAACAACTGCATTTGTGTTTGAGTGAAGAGTCTCAAAAGAACCATCAAGCCAAG GATGCCAAGAAGGAAGTTTTACTCCAGCTAAGCACTTACGAAGAAATGACAactgaaaataaaaagaatgGCATTCCTTGTGCTTTAGCATTGGATGGAAAAGCTCTTGAAGTAAGCTTGAGTAATGATGTGAGAGACCACTTCTTCACGACCGCTATGAAATGTGATGTGGTCATCTGCTGCCGCATATCTCCGAAACAAAAAGCCTTG ATGGCACGGATGGTGAAAAAGCATTCTGGCAAAACAATCCTGGCAATTGGTGATGGAGCTAATGACGTAGGCATGATTCAGGAAGCGGATATTGGGATCGGAATAAGTGGCATGGAAGGAATGCAG GCTGTTATGGCTAGCGACTTCTCGTTGCCTCAGTTTCGTTTCTTGGAGAGGTTACTGATAGTTCATGGGCACTGGTGTTACAAGAGAATCTCAAATATG ATCCTCTATTTCGTGTATAAGAACATCGTCTTTGGCCTCACGCTGTTCTACTACAACGCATTCACCGGTTTCTCGGGCCAAGATTTGTTCGACGACTGGTATATGGTGATGTTCAATGTACTCTTGACATCCTTGCCAGTTCTGTCTCTAGGTGTCCTCGAACAGGACGTATCCGCAGATGTTTGTTTACAG TTTCCTGCCCTCTATCAAGAAGGTCAAAGAAATATCTGTTTCAGTTGGAAGCGCATTGTTGGCTGGATTTCCAATGGAATCTTGGCTTCTCTAACTGTTTTTGGATTGAGCATCTCAATAATGTCCTCAGCAGCATTTGATAGAGAGGGAAACTTAGCCGATATCCAACACATCGGTACTGTTACATACACATGTATAATTTGGACAGTCAACTGTCAGATTGCTCTTATAATTTCCCACTTCACCTGGATCAGCCACTTTCTCATCTGGGGAAGCATTCTGTGCTGGTATCTCTTCCTATACTTGTATGGCATGCTCCCTCCGAGGTACTCTCGAGACGTGTTTCACCTCTTTGTGGACGAAATCGGGCCAGCACAAATGTACTGGATAGTAACATTGTTTGTAGTGGTTGCTTCTCTTCTTCCATACTACACGTACACGGTGATCCAGCGCTCGTTCTTTCCTAGGGATGACCACGTAATCCAGGAAATGAAAAGCTCCGGTCGTGATGTATCGGATACCCGAATGTGGCTAAGAGAACAAGAGAAATCCAAACAGCTTGCTCAAACCGGGTACACTGCTAGAGTTGATGCGAAAATCCGGTATTTGAGAGAGCAAATGCACCTGAAGAAAAAAACCATCCTTCTATCTTTAACCAATAGCCCCATGTACAAAACAGTGATGCAGAAAGACTCAACTCCACTTTCTTGA